From Natronorubrum halophilum, a single genomic window includes:
- a CDS encoding flavodoxin domain-containing protein codes for MISFLVLYGTGEGQTESVAARIADVLGKRGHDAPTIDVDDRPAAFDLGEFDAALVGASIHAGKHQSSVLEFIRSNQAELNAMPTAFFQVSLSSATEEGRAQAAGYFEEFAAETEWHPDRVGFFGGALRYSEYGFLKRLLMKQIAKRTISEMPEADASGDVEFTDWAEVEAFAGDVAAFVEGRLGVTPPVSGDEAELE; via the coding sequence ATGATATCCTTTCTCGTGCTCTACGGCACCGGTGAGGGACAGACAGAATCCGTGGCTGCTCGTATCGCCGATGTGCTCGGCAAACGCGGACACGACGCGCCGACGATCGACGTCGACGACCGTCCGGCTGCGTTCGACCTCGGCGAGTTCGACGCGGCTCTCGTCGGCGCGTCGATCCACGCCGGCAAACACCAGTCGTCGGTCCTCGAGTTCATTCGATCGAATCAAGCGGAGCTGAACGCGATGCCGACGGCGTTCTTTCAGGTGTCGCTGTCGTCCGCGACCGAGGAGGGTCGAGCGCAGGCGGCGGGCTACTTCGAGGAGTTCGCCGCGGAGACGGAGTGGCACCCCGATCGGGTCGGCTTCTTCGGCGGTGCGCTGCGCTACTCGGAGTATGGCTTCCTCAAGCGGCTGCTGATGAAGCAGATCGCCAAGCGAACTATTTCCGAGATGCCCGAGGCCGACGCGTCGGGGGACGTCGAGTTCACGGACTGGGCCGAAGTCGAGGCGTTCGCCGGTGACGTGGCCGCGTTCGTCGAAGGTCGCCTCGGCGTCACGCCGCCTGTCTCGGGCGACGAGGCGGAACTCGAGTGA
- a CDS encoding universal stress protein, which yields MSNRLLVPYDGSEPAKDALEYALEKFPDADVVALYVVPVPEGYSAVFQDPEERIPAVDRARDHGHDILDDATELAADRGRDLDTETVTGKPDHEIVDLAEKEAYDTIVIGSHSREGISRILLGSVAENVVRRSPVPVIVVR from the coding sequence ATGAGTAACCGACTCCTCGTTCCGTACGACGGTTCGGAACCGGCGAAAGACGCACTCGAGTACGCGCTCGAGAAGTTTCCGGATGCGGACGTAGTCGCCCTATACGTCGTCCCGGTTCCGGAAGGCTACTCGGCGGTATTCCAAGATCCCGAAGAGCGGATTCCCGCCGTCGATCGGGCCCGCGATCACGGACACGATATCCTCGACGATGCGACCGAACTCGCCGCGGACCGCGGCCGCGATCTCGATACCGAAACTGTTACCGGGAAACCCGATCACGAGATCGTCGATCTGGCGGAGAAGGAGGCGTACGATACGATTGTCATCGGAAGCCATAGCCGTGAGGGGATTTCGCGTATCCTACTCGGAAGCGTCGCGGAAAACGTCGTCCGTCGATCGCCGGTCCCCGTCATCGTCGTCCGGTAG
- a CDS encoding GNAT family N-acetyltransferase — protein MFPEHIETERLHLERFTHDTVDVFALHEFYSTGDETAEMFEYWDSNPHDTVKETYDYVYKAEQLWNDGEAAKYVIRPKEGEDDAGAIAGTTGLYPDWEKRSASLGIILDKRFWGRGYSGERADAILSVAFDRLDLELVVAAHGDGNEKSRRAIEKYVERYDGQYEGLLRNWHPQADTVADVHRYTISREEYFEASDR, from the coding sequence ATGTTTCCTGAACACATCGAGACGGAACGCCTCCATCTCGAACGGTTTACACACGACACTGTGGATGTGTTTGCCCTCCATGAGTTCTACAGCACGGGCGACGAAACTGCGGAGATGTTCGAGTACTGGGATTCGAACCCCCACGACACGGTGAAAGAGACGTACGACTACGTGTACAAAGCAGAACAACTGTGGAACGATGGGGAGGCTGCAAAATACGTGATACGGCCAAAGGAAGGCGAAGACGATGCAGGTGCCATCGCTGGAACGACGGGCCTGTACCCCGACTGGGAGAAACGGTCTGCCAGCCTCGGTATCATCCTCGACAAGCGATTTTGGGGGCGCGGCTATTCAGGTGAACGAGCCGATGCCATCCTCTCCGTCGCGTTTGACCGACTCGACCTCGAACTCGTTGTTGCCGCCCATGGTGACGGGAACGAGAAGTCTCGACGTGCAATCGAAAAGTATGTTGAACGGTATGACGGTCAATACGAGGGGCTTTTGCGGAATTGGCATCCGCAGGCCGATACCGTAGCCGACGTTCACAGATACACGATTTCACGAGAGGAGTATTTCGAGGCATCCGACCGCTAA
- a CDS encoding universal stress protein: MVHSILVPYDGSQRSQSALQYAADIFGGETITALHTLDPFATIPDSEEQARERYERAEDVLGTVRAVADVRSTTISSEFVYGHAIHTILRYADLYTFDRIVIHGTHRSDTAADSIGNVPEAIVRRARVPVTVLRSTFNDGRIASPDTVLVPFDGSSPSCNALKHAIDTFPDATVHVLYVRYPFVDDLDHLGIRSGDCTDFKEWYDAVRTWHERADRDADRVLGIADSIVDDTDANLQSAIESGVPPRVILEYADRIGADHVLIGSHSHDGGTHILLGSVAERIVRRSSTPVTIVR; encoded by the coding sequence ATGGTCCACTCGATTCTCGTTCCCTACGACGGATCCCAGCGCTCGCAGTCAGCATTGCAGTACGCAGCCGATATCTTTGGCGGCGAGACGATTACCGCACTCCACACGCTCGACCCGTTCGCGACGATTCCGGATTCGGAAGAACAGGCACGAGAACGATACGAACGGGCGGAGGACGTCCTCGGAACCGTACGCGCCGTCGCAGACGTTCGTTCGACAACGATCTCGTCCGAATTCGTCTACGGGCACGCGATTCACACGATCCTGCGATACGCCGACCTGTATACGTTCGATCGGATCGTGATCCACGGAACCCATCGTTCGGATACCGCAGCCGATTCAATCGGGAACGTACCCGAAGCGATCGTCCGCCGGGCGCGGGTTCCGGTCACCGTCCTTCGATCGACGTTCAACGATGGACGAATCGCGTCTCCGGATACGGTGCTGGTTCCCTTCGACGGATCGTCTCCGTCGTGTAACGCGTTGAAACACGCGATCGACACGTTTCCGGACGCGACGGTGCACGTGCTCTACGTGCGGTATCCGTTCGTGGACGATCTCGACCACCTCGGCATACGCAGCGGCGACTGCACCGATTTCAAGGAGTGGTACGATGCAGTCCGAACCTGGCACGAGCGAGCGGATCGGGACGCGGACCGCGTTCTGGGGATCGCAGACTCGATTGTGGACGATACCGATGCGAATCTCCAATCGGCAATCGAGTCTGGGGTCCCGCCGCGTGTCATCCTCGAGTACGCCGATCGAATCGGGGCCGACCACGTTCTCATCGGTAGCCACAGCCACGACGGCGGAACGCATATTTTGCTCGGGAGCGTCGCCGAGCGGATCGTTCGACGATCGTCCACGCCGGTAACGATCGTCAGGTGA
- a CDS encoding CBS domain-containing protein, with amino-acid sequence MGIATLDSITRTGDATTVTVGDVVARETVSVSAETAAMDALVQLWSNHADQLLVETDGHVIGAVTGSGIIEVADLRK; translated from the coding sequence GTGGGAATCGCTACGCTCGATAGCATCACTCGGACAGGGGATGCGACAACTGTCACCGTTGGCGACGTGGTGGCTCGAGAGACGGTATCAGTTTCGGCAGAGACGGCTGCGATGGACGCGTTGGTGCAACTCTGGTCGAACCACGCCGATCAGTTGCTCGTCGAAACGGACGGCCACGTGATCGGTGCTGTGACCGGGTCCGGCATCATCGAGGTTGCAGATCTTCGGAAATAG
- a CDS encoding SOUL family heme-binding protein yields MRFVRKLLLGTAALVGLWIGWGVYVTRTTERVPLETLDRFDGIEIRRYPRTIRAETTAPDAATAFRRLFRYISGENTRREDVAMTTPVTVRGTSIPMTAPVRTESDGDEVMMAFYLPRTYTDETAPVPTDPAVRLVVDPPRTVAVRRFSWYATNERVDRERAHLLEELSRQDIERRGEPTLLQYNDPWTPPFMRTNEVEVELEAPPEQIRREDP; encoded by the coding sequence ATGCGATTCGTACGAAAGCTACTACTCGGAACCGCCGCGCTGGTCGGACTGTGGATCGGGTGGGGTGTGTACGTCACCCGAACGACCGAACGCGTCCCGTTGGAGACGCTGGATCGCTTCGACGGTATCGAGATCCGCCGCTACCCGCGGACGATCCGTGCCGAGACAACGGCTCCTGACGCAGCGACGGCGTTCAGACGGCTCTTTCGCTACATCTCGGGTGAAAACACGCGTCGCGAAGACGTAGCGATGACCACACCGGTTACAGTCCGCGGGACGTCGATCCCGATGACCGCTCCCGTGCGAACAGAGTCAGACGGCGACGAGGTGATGATGGCATTCTACCTACCGCGAACGTACACCGACGAGACCGCACCGGTGCCGACCGATCCGGCTGTTCGGCTCGTCGTCGACCCACCGCGTACGGTGGCGGTTCGACGGTTCTCGTGGTACGCGACCAATGAACGCGTCGATCGAGAGCGAGCCCATCTGCTCGAGGAGCTCTCACGGCAAGATATCGAGCGGCGCGGCGAGCCGACGCTCCTCCAGTACAACGATCCATGGACGCCGCCGTTCATGCGAACGAACGAGGTCGAAGTCGAACTCGAGGCCCCGCCGGAGCAAATCCGCCGCGAGGACCCGTAA
- a CDS encoding ABC transporter ATP-binding protein — protein sequence MNATAAQPIEFESLTKYYGDVRGVEELTFTVDEGEIFGFLGPNGAGKSTAIRLLLGLLKPTDGSVSLLGRDVTNRVELRDVKRHVGYLPSDVTFYDRVTGVDVLDHFGRLRGDERRSELLKRFPVPLERHVKTYSSGNKQKLAIVATFMHDPEVAIMDEPTAGLDPLVQHEFYELLEERQEEGQTSFFSSHVLSEVRRVCDRVGIIRDGRLIELDTVSNILAEGGTVARVRLAEEPPAASLEFPGVAHVDRRNGEYRLVLSKEFDALIDRLDEYTVIDLEVREASIEDVFMHFYDGADNAMETDSTTVDDGL from the coding sequence GTGAACGCTACAGCGGCACAACCGATCGAATTCGAGTCTCTGACCAAGTATTACGGCGACGTTCGAGGGGTCGAGGAACTCACGTTCACCGTCGACGAGGGCGAAATCTTCGGTTTTTTGGGTCCGAACGGAGCGGGAAAGTCGACGGCGATTCGGCTCCTCCTCGGTCTGTTGAAACCCACCGACGGTTCGGTGTCGTTGCTGGGACGAGACGTCACGAACCGGGTCGAACTGCGCGACGTGAAACGACACGTTGGCTACCTTCCGAGTGATGTTACCTTCTACGATCGTGTGACCGGTGTGGACGTCCTCGACCACTTTGGTCGGCTTCGCGGTGACGAGCGTCGATCTGAACTCCTCAAGCGGTTTCCGGTGCCTCTCGAGCGGCACGTGAAAACGTATTCGAGCGGTAACAAGCAAAAACTCGCCATCGTCGCGACGTTCATGCACGATCCCGAGGTGGCGATCATGGACGAGCCGACCGCTGGCTTGGATCCACTCGTCCAACACGAATTCTACGAACTGCTCGAGGAGCGACAGGAGGAAGGACAAACGAGTTTCTTCTCCTCACATGTCCTGAGCGAGGTTCGCCGCGTCTGCGATCGCGTCGGGATCATCAGAGACGGGCGGCTAATCGAACTCGATACCGTCAGCAACATCCTCGCGGAAGGCGGCACCGTCGCCAGGGTCCGATTGGCCGAGGAGCCGCCGGCCGCATCTCTCGAGTTCCCTGGTGTCGCGCACGTCGACCGGCGGAACGGCGAGTATCGACTAGTTCTCTCCAAAGAGTTTGACGCTCTAATCGATCGATTAGACGAGTACACCGTTATCGATCTGGAGGTCCGTGAGGCCTCTATCGAAGACGTATTCATGCACTTTTACGACGGCGCGGACAACGCGATGGAGACCGATTCCACGACGGTAGACGACGGTCTCTGA
- a CDS encoding COG1361 S-layer family protein, giving the protein MIDRERTERRLAWRTVLIACTLFVIGSLATSAVAATPLPEVDSLESVQDELPPEEENAGEPTDNESDVPADTPIQNGSPVQPPVDTSWPPPTDPRAEEGGLVQGPEGNVTVAVDDEQSIGAGDATTLSLEVANEGDQEATDIVVTVQSQNGVVTFGPPAATQPTRSVVVDDLSPGDEETVTVDIAAADVDPGSYPLFATVQYRIDVDDLANESPPAETDGGIVGSEDAGVRTGGPTLLEVEIDEPRSFEVTPVTEDVPVDDEGMYEVRITNEDDEPATGVVATIEVGPPLTSDSPTAYVGTLEPGESKTAWFAVESSPDSIETTTSVALTLTYETDAGDRMIEQPESIPLSIVEAEEDTDADSIAPFVAVGIVLLLAAIWWLRRR; this is encoded by the coding sequence GTGATTGATCGAGAGCGGACGGAACGTCGTCTGGCGTGGCGAACGGTTCTCATCGCGTGCACGCTCTTCGTCATCGGCTCGCTCGCAACGAGTGCCGTCGCGGCGACACCGCTCCCCGAAGTAGACTCACTTGAATCTGTGCAAGACGAACTCCCGCCCGAGGAGGAGAACGCAGGGGAACCGACAGACAACGAAAGCGACGTACCAGCCGATACGCCGATTCAGAACGGATCTCCGGTCCAACCGCCCGTCGATACGTCGTGGCCCCCGCCGACCGACCCGCGAGCGGAGGAGGGTGGGCTCGTTCAGGGGCCAGAAGGAAACGTCACCGTTGCAGTCGACGACGAACAGTCCATCGGCGCGGGGGACGCGACGACGCTATCGCTTGAGGTAGCTAACGAGGGCGACCAGGAGGCGACCGACATCGTCGTGACGGTGCAGTCTCAGAACGGTGTCGTGACATTCGGTCCCCCGGCAGCAACGCAGCCGACTCGGTCCGTCGTCGTCGACGACCTCTCTCCCGGGGACGAAGAAACCGTGACGGTCGACATCGCGGCTGCGGACGTCGATCCGGGATCGTATCCGCTGTTTGCGACCGTCCAGTACCGGATCGACGTCGACGACCTCGCCAACGAGAGTCCGCCGGCCGAAACCGACGGCGGGATCGTCGGTTCGGAAGATGCGGGCGTCCGAACCGGCGGTCCGACGCTGCTCGAGGTAGAGATCGATGAGCCCCGATCGTTCGAAGTGACACCCGTAACCGAGGACGTACCCGTCGACGACGAGGGGATGTACGAGGTCCGGATCACAAATGAAGACGACGAGCCGGCAACCGGCGTCGTCGCGACGATCGAGGTTGGGCCACCCTTGACGAGCGACTCGCCGACGGCGTACGTCGGAACGCTCGAGCCAGGCGAGTCCAAAACGGCATGGTTCGCCGTCGAGTCGTCGCCGGATTCGATCGAGACGACTACCAGCGTCGCGCTCACGCTCACCTACGAGACCGATGCGGGCGACCGGATGATCGAGCAGCCGGAGTCGATTCCGCTCTCGATCGTCGAGGCCGAGGAAGACACAGACGCCGACTCCATAGCGCCATTCGTCGCAGTCGGGATCGTTTTACTCCTCGCTGCGATCTGGTGGCTACGAAGGCGATGA
- a CDS encoding ABC transporter permease — protein sequence MLEITSFEADRRLRGSLLLGSALIALIVLTIALFPSIQESGVDLDAYLESLPPEATRAFVGNVTTLTTIEGYLVSQLYQFGWVLLLAVYYAYAAASTVAGEVERGTVELTLSLPITRTRAVVAKFLSLVPGVVLVNAITFFAVYVGVALVDESIDAVDLFAVHAYSVAYLLACASVGLLASVTFDSVRRAQTAGSGAVFGLFLLDTFTFNTDYEWLGDIAFSRYFDPGAILIDGDVSWSDLSILLIAIVVLIVASAEYFERRDLSG from the coding sequence ATGCTCGAGATCACCTCGTTCGAGGCCGATCGCCGGCTTCGAGGGTCGCTGTTACTCGGCAGTGCGCTGATCGCGCTGATCGTCCTCACCATCGCGCTCTTTCCGTCGATTCAAGAATCGGGCGTAGATCTCGACGCCTACCTCGAATCGCTCCCGCCAGAGGCAACGCGTGCGTTCGTAGGGAACGTGACGACATTGACCACGATCGAGGGGTACCTCGTCTCCCAGCTGTACCAGTTCGGCTGGGTGTTGTTGCTCGCGGTCTACTATGCGTACGCCGCCGCCTCGACGGTCGCTGGGGAGGTCGAACGCGGGACAGTGGAGCTAACGTTGTCCCTGCCGATAACTCGGACTCGAGCGGTGGTAGCCAAGTTCCTATCACTCGTTCCAGGAGTCGTCCTCGTGAATGCGATCACGTTTTTCGCGGTGTACGTTGGCGTCGCCCTCGTCGACGAGTCGATCGACGCAGTGGATCTGTTTGCCGTCCATGCGTACTCGGTCGCCTACCTGCTGGCTTGCGCCAGCGTCGGACTGCTTGCGTCGGTCACGTTTGATTCTGTTCGCCGCGCGCAGACCGCTGGTTCCGGGGCGGTTTTCGGGCTGTTTCTCCTCGACACGTTCACGTTCAACACTGACTACGAGTGGCTCGGCGACATCGCGTTCTCGCGGTACTTCGACCCCGGCGCAATTCTTATCGATGGCGACGTGTCGTGGAGCGACCTGTCTATTCTCCTTATCGCAATCGTCGTGCTGATCGTCGCCAGTGCCGAATACTTCGAACGCCGCGACCTCTCTGGGTGA
- a CDS encoding hotdog family protein, whose product MVHSALTSSVISAALAQLPGLVIYLGQAMKFVSPVEYDEDGVPVIRWEVVVFIDRLPTVVNGENIDE is encoded by the coding sequence ATCGTTCACAGCGCACTTACGTCGAGCGTTATCAGCGCTGCGTTGGCACAGCTCCCCGGACTCGTCATTTATCTCGGACAGGCCATGAAGTTCGTCTCACCGGTCGAGTACGACGAGGACGGCGTACCGGTCATCCGCTGGGAGGTTGTGGTTTTCATCGATCGACTCCCAACCGTCGTAAATGGGGAGAATATCGACGAATGA
- a CDS encoding CBS domain-containing protein codes for MVVSVSVEDVMDAVETALPDDTVDELARRFVELGLESIAIVDDGDPIGIVTRSDFVSLIASNELMMQTTREFMSEPLISIEPLTSVHEAAKVLYEHQINQLPVLDNERFIELVTATDLSHFVMDAMMINGVSTPSLESITREELEWSYEYDDEGEPGVSVGDIVTFTKLITENDIELFAEVRVTKICFTRTSSSRNERGSAIESFTAHLRRALSALRWHSSPDSSFISDRP; via the coding sequence ATGGTCGTTTCAGTATCTGTGGAAGACGTGATGGATGCCGTCGAGACGGCTCTACCGGACGATACCGTCGACGAGCTTGCTAGACGCTTCGTTGAGTTGGGACTCGAATCGATTGCGATCGTTGACGACGGCGACCCGATCGGTATCGTCACGCGATCCGATTTCGTGTCGCTAATCGCGTCGAACGAGCTGATGATGCAGACGACGCGCGAGTTCATGTCGGAACCATTGATCTCCATCGAACCGCTGACGTCTGTTCACGAAGCAGCAAAGGTGCTTTACGAGCACCAAATCAACCAGCTCCCGGTCCTTGATAATGAGAGGTTCATTGAACTCGTTACCGCGACTGATCTCTCACATTTCGTGATGGACGCTATGATGATCAATGGCGTGTCGACGCCGTCGCTCGAGTCGATCACGAGGGAAGAGCTCGAGTGGAGCTACGAGTACGACGACGAAGGCGAACCGGGCGTAAGTGTCGGTGATATCGTCACGTTCACGAAACTGATCACGGAAAATGATATCGAGCTATTTGCTGAAGTGAGGGTGACAAAAATCTGCTTCACCCGGACGAGTAGTTCGCGAAACGAACGCGGTTCAGCCATCGAATCGTTCACAGCGCACTTACGTCGAGCGTTATCAGCGCTGCGTTGGCACAGCTCCCCGGACTCGTCATTTATCTCGGACAGGCCATGA
- a CDS encoding AI-2E family transporter, whose protein sequence is MIPNGDVDAEWLRSRGWWWAFAFALSIVLIAALRDYLGWIVFGIFLYYVARPISRRLHQRGFSSGTSAAVTLVLIVLPFVGVLFVIMSLAIIQIATLEVTDFDVVLERLFPRVDADELPTTEPELYPFAEDLATDPRLSTIVQWLSGLVGQFLTASYLLLVTFLFAFFLVRDERQIGRWLRTEIIGEKPNVTTYLRNVDEGLQSVFFGYTLTILAIVLLAGVVYTGLNVIAPTGLEIPQVLLLAIVTGLASVIPLVGRNIVYASIVGYLALTAIRTDPTALWFPVAFYVVMGLLFDGVIRTYVRPILSGRMFPTGLVLFAYILGPPIFGWYGIFLGPVIMVVTVVFVQHQLPRLLHGDHHSPGTSEYSDHDSENP, encoded by the coding sequence ATGATCCCGAACGGAGACGTCGACGCTGAGTGGTTGCGATCGAGAGGCTGGTGGTGGGCGTTCGCGTTCGCGCTCTCGATTGTGTTGATCGCTGCATTGCGCGACTATCTCGGTTGGATCGTCTTCGGGATCTTCCTGTACTACGTCGCTCGCCCCATCTCGAGGCGGCTCCACCAACGCGGATTCTCGTCGGGAACGAGCGCCGCCGTGACGCTCGTTCTCATTGTCCTTCCCTTCGTTGGTGTCCTATTCGTTATCATGTCGCTTGCGATCATTCAGATCGCTACGCTGGAGGTAACCGATTTTGACGTCGTTCTCGAACGGCTTTTTCCGAGAGTAGATGCCGACGAACTTCCGACGACCGAACCCGAACTGTATCCGTTCGCGGAGGATCTCGCAACCGATCCGAGGCTTAGCACCATTGTGCAGTGGCTCAGCGGGCTCGTCGGTCAATTTCTCACTGCATCGTATTTGTTGCTCGTTACGTTTCTGTTTGCGTTCTTTCTGGTCCGCGACGAACGCCAAATCGGGCGGTGGCTTCGAACCGAGATCATCGGGGAGAAACCCAACGTAACGACGTATCTACGGAACGTTGACGAGGGATTGCAGTCCGTCTTTTTCGGATATACGCTGACGATTCTCGCGATCGTGCTGTTAGCTGGCGTCGTATACACAGGGCTCAACGTGATCGCGCCGACGGGGCTCGAGATTCCACAGGTCCTTTTGCTGGCGATCGTGACCGGGCTCGCGTCGGTGATTCCGCTCGTCGGCCGGAACATCGTGTACGCAAGTATCGTCGGCTACCTCGCACTGACAGCGATTCGAACGGACCCCACCGCCCTCTGGTTTCCCGTCGCGTTCTACGTCGTCATGGGTCTCTTGTTCGATGGCGTCATCCGAACCTACGTGCGACCGATTCTTTCGGGACGAATGTTTCCGACGGGGCTAGTACTATTTGCGTACATCTTAGGCCCGCCAATCTTCGGCTGGTACGGAATTTTTCTCGGCCCAGTCATCATGGTCGTCACAGTAGTGTTCGTTCAACACCAATTACCACGATTGCTCCACGGCGATCATCATTCTCCCGGAACCTCTGAGTATAGCGATCACGATTCGGAGAATCCGTGA
- a CDS encoding ZIP family metal transporter has translation MTFLQDLTFVLVAAILTNLAAGLGALPFFFIDEISDQIYVVLWGLASGVMLSASLFGLLPEGLRQGSPLLVVGGAVAGVGLVIVAKRALSNYEFHPETISEADFRQLVLIVGTLTVHSFPEGVAVGVAFADLPVGGRGIDVLRFTVPLLAVFVTTAIAIQNVPEGLAVAIPLKTAGLSNTKILGWVLFSSLPQPIAAVIAFYFVNVTRAVLPIGLGFAAGAMIFLVIFELLPEARTRGSQLSGSGRLELAVGLVIGIAIMSPLLISG, from the coding sequence ATGACCTTCCTCCAAGATTTGACGTTCGTCCTCGTCGCTGCCATCCTCACTAATTTGGCCGCCGGATTAGGCGCGCTTCCGTTCTTTTTCATCGATGAAATCAGTGACCAGATTTACGTCGTCCTCTGGGGACTCGCGTCGGGCGTCATGCTTTCTGCCTCCCTCTTCGGACTGCTCCCGGAAGGACTCCGACAGGGATCACCGTTACTCGTCGTTGGCGGTGCTGTGGCCGGGGTCGGCCTCGTTATTGTCGCAAAGCGGGCGCTTTCGAACTACGAATTCCACCCGGAAACGATCTCAGAAGCCGATTTCAGACAGTTAGTACTCATCGTCGGGACGCTAACCGTCCACAGCTTTCCCGAAGGCGTCGCGGTCGGCGTCGCGTTCGCGGATCTACCGGTTGGAGGTCGTGGCATTGACGTCCTCAGGTTTACCGTTCCACTACTCGCCGTCTTCGTCACCACGGCTATTGCGATCCAAAACGTCCCCGAAGGGTTAGCGGTCGCGATTCCGCTGAAAACCGCCGGGTTATCGAACACCAAGATCCTGGGATGGGTGTTGTTCTCGAGTTTACCACAACCGATTGCGGCGGTGATCGCCTTCTACTTCGTCAACGTCACTCGAGCGGTGCTCCCAATCGGACTGGGTTTTGCGGCCGGTGCGATGATTTTCCTCGTTATTTTCGAACTCCTTCCGGAAGCGCGCACGCGGGGATCACAGCTCTCCGGCAGCGGACGGCTCGAACTGGCGGTCGGGTTGGTCATCGGCATCGCGATCATGTCACCGCTACTCATTTCCGGCTGA
- a CDS encoding sulfatase-like hydrolase/transferase, translated as MVTRPNVLLLVTDQERYDVSASDGPEVRTSGYDRLRAEGMHFERAYTPSSICTSARASLLTGLYPHNHGMLNNCHEEEAVLRNLPERFPTFARSLQAAGYETSYVGKWHVGRDQRPEHFGFDHYQGTDSNVLDDTLRAYHRSFGIDSDEIDLEDELYTDHSDDPDLISATLPIPIEATRTYYYTELTIDRLRRYADDDTPFLHRLDYPGPHHPYVVPEPYASMYDPEEIEPWSSYSETFDGKPRIHELQLANRGVRSFDWDDWAAIVSKYFGYVSFIADQVDRLLAALDELGLTENTVVVHTSDHGDFTGSHRQFNKGPLMYEETYHVPLVVRWPDVVEPGSVCTEFVQLHDHMPTILDIAGLDAPSGIDGRSIRPLLEGTTPADWPQRVFAEYHGDEFGFYSQRMLASHRFKYVHNAFDIDELYDHDSDPHELRNLIDHPEYESVRHCLQEALLEEMESTDDPFFEWTEKALT; from the coding sequence ATGGTAACTCGACCAAACGTGCTCCTCCTAGTCACCGACCAGGAGCGTTACGATGTCAGCGCATCCGACGGACCGGAAGTGCGAACGTCAGGGTACGATCGATTGCGAGCAGAAGGTATGCACTTCGAACGCGCCTACACACCGAGCAGCATCTGCACCAGTGCGAGGGCGTCGCTACTTACCGGCCTGTATCCACATAACCACGGCATGTTGAACAACTGCCATGAAGAGGAAGCTGTCCTTCGGAATCTCCCAGAGCGGTTTCCGACGTTCGCCCGATCGCTCCAAGCAGCTGGGTACGAAACCAGCTACGTCGGGAAGTGGCACGTCGGACGAGACCAACGTCCGGAACACTTTGGTTTCGATCATTACCAAGGAACTGACTCCAACGTGTTGGACGATACACTTCGCGCGTATCATCGCTCGTTCGGCATCGATTCCGACGAAATCGATCTCGAAGACGAGTTGTATACGGATCACTCCGACGATCCGGATCTCATCTCGGCAACACTGCCGATTCCGATCGAGGCCACGCGGACGTACTATTACACGGAACTCACGATCGATCGCCTCCGTCGGTATGCAGACGATGATACTCCCTTTCTTCACCGACTCGACTATCCGGGTCCGCATCATCCGTACGTCGTTCCGGAGCCGTACGCCTCGATGTACGATCCCGAAGAGATCGAGCCGTGGTCGTCGTATTCGGAAACCTTCGACGGTAAACCGCGTATTCACGAGTTGCAACTCGCCAATCGAGGCGTCCGTAGCTTCGACTGGGACGACTGGGCGGCGATCGTGAGCAAGTACTTCGGGTACGTGTCGTTTATCGCAGATCAGGTCGACCGCCTGCTCGCCGCGCTTGACGAACTCGGATTAACGGAGAACACCGTCGTCGTCCACACTTCGGACCACGGCGACTTCACCGGGAGTCACCGACAGTTCAACAAGGGACCCCTCATGTACGAGGAGACGTACCACGTCCCGCTTGTCGTTCGATGGCCGGACGTCGTCGAGCCCGGATCGGTCTGTACGGAATTCGTCCAACTGCACGACCACATGCCGACGATTCTCGATATCGCCGGTCTCGATGCGCCTTCTGGGATCGACGGGAGGAGTATTCGCCCGCTTCTCGAAGGAACGACACCGGCGGATTGGCCGCAACGGGTTTTCGCGGAGTATCACGGCGACGAGTTTGGATTCTACTCACAGCGGATGCTCGCGAGCCACCGTTTCAAATACGTTCATAACGCGTTCGATATCGACGAACTGTACGATCACGATTCAGACCCGCACGAACTTCGCAATCTGATCGATCACCCCGAGTACGAGTCAGTGCGTCACTGTTTGCAGGAAGCACTTCTCGAGGAGATGGAGAGCACTGACGATCCATTTTTTGAGTGGACAGAGAAGGCACTCACGTGA